A window of the Nitrosococcus wardiae genome harbors these coding sequences:
- a CDS encoding zinc ribbon domain-containing protein, whose protein sequence is MYQTCPKCGYQRQNGDIAPESQCPACGLIFTRWLKQRFRSPESLSPRSRNSKTEVLLGQIKERVLYVESPVSSSRFYGRLLLFVGFVLWGCWFIQTDYSQLTGGLPEINGSFMHLVDLIFHEAGHILFIPFGQFMTILGGSLAQLLMPMVVIGVFLFQQRDTFGASIGLWWLGQSVMDLAPYINDARAGELLLLGGTTGRDNPGHHDWRNILGDLGLLDYDHLIAGGVNLMGEVLILLSLVWGGNILYRQYQNLAR, encoded by the coding sequence ATGTACCAAACTTGTCCTAAGTGCGGCTATCAGCGGCAAAATGGCGATATTGCTCCCGAATCCCAGTGTCCAGCGTGCGGGTTGATTTTTACTCGCTGGCTGAAGCAGCGATTTCGCTCGCCAGAGTCATTATCCCCTAGGAGCAGAAATAGCAAAACTGAGGTTTTGCTAGGACAGATCAAGGAAAGGGTACTCTATGTGGAGTCCCCAGTGAGTAGCAGCCGTTTTTATGGCCGTTTACTTCTTTTTGTTGGCTTTGTCCTTTGGGGATGCTGGTTCATCCAGACAGATTACAGCCAATTGACGGGGGGACTTCCCGAAATTAATGGCTCATTTATGCATTTGGTAGATTTGATCTTCCATGAAGCCGGTCATATCCTGTTTATCCCTTTTGGCCAATTTATGACCATCTTAGGGGGCTCGCTGGCTCAGTTACTGATGCCTATGGTTGTAATTGGCGTTTTTCTTTTTCAACAGCGAGATACTTTTGGTGCCAGTATAGGTCTCTGGTGGTTAGGGCAAAGTGTTATGGATCTGGCACCTTACATCAACGACGCTCGGGCTGGTGAACTCCTTCTATTAGGGGGCACAACAGGACGGGATAATCCGGGGCATCATGATTGGCGGAATATCCTGGGCGACTTGGGGCTTCTCGACTACGATCACCTGATCGCAGGAGGGGTAAATCTTATGGGAGAAGTATTGATTTTGCTCTCATTAGTTTGGGGCGGGAATATCTTATATCGCCAATATCAGAATTTAGCACGATAG
- a CDS encoding ferritin-like domain-containing protein: MSEKLRKALTEAMNDEYKARATYRQVISRYGDIRPFVNILEAEERHIQALLPLFHKYDIPVPEDDWDSKVDVPSSVSEACQSGVQAEIDNTEMYDRLLHLTQAYPDVYHVFLQLKRASQENHLPAFQRCADRGQEGAGSRGRGRRHR, translated from the coding sequence ATGTCAGAGAAATTGAGAAAGGCGCTTACAGAAGCCATGAATGATGAGTATAAGGCCCGGGCCACCTATCGCCAGGTAATTAGCAGATATGGAGACATTAGGCCCTTTGTCAATATTTTGGAGGCCGAGGAGCGACATATTCAAGCATTGCTTCCCTTATTTCATAAATATGATATCCCCGTTCCGGAAGATGATTGGGATTCTAAGGTTGACGTTCCTTCTTCTGTTTCGGAAGCCTGTCAGAGTGGTGTTCAAGCAGAAATAGACAATACGGAAATGTATGATCGGCTACTTCACCTTACCCAAGCATATCCCGATGTTTATCACGTATTTTTACAATTAAAAAGAGCTTCTCAGGAAAATCATCTGCCTGCATTTCAGAGATGCGCAGACAGAGGGCAAGAGGGAGCGGGTAGTCGGGGGAGGGGACGGCGCCATCGTTAG